ATATTTAATTAATGCTATTAAAGATAAGAAAGAATCAGAAGAAGCGTAAAATAAATTAAAAGAAAATTAGAAAGAAATTTTGGAGGTGCCTAAATAATGAAAAAAGAAGAAATCATTCAAGCTATAAAAGAAATGACTGTTTTAGAATTAAACGAATTAGTAGAAGCATGTGAAGAAGAATTTGGAGTAAGCGCAGCTGCACCAGTAGCTGTAGCAGGAGGAGCTGTTGCAGGAGCAGGAGCTGCTGAAGAAAAAACTGAATTTGATGTAATCTTAGCTGATGCAGGTTCAGAAAAAATCAAAGTTATCAAAGCAGTAAGAGAAGTAACAGGATTAGGATTAAAAGAAGCTAAAGCTTTAGTTGATGGAGCTCCTAAAACATTAAAAGAAGCTGCATCTAAAGAAGATGGAGAAGCTATAAAAGCTAAATTAGAAGAAGTTGGAGCAAAAGTAGAATTAAAATAGTTTTACTCTACATAGAGGGGTACTAAAATAAGTACCCCTTTTTTAGTACACTAATAAGTATTGACAAAGCCTATGTAATGTGATAATATAATGAATTGCATTGATTATATATAAATACAAGCAAATATGAATTAATTGTATTTAATTGTATTTATATGGTTATACTAATTTGATAATAATGTGTGAAATCCAAAAACACAATATTAAATTAAATTTTAAAGAGGTGTTTTTGGTTATTTTAGTTTATACAAGGGGTGAAATTATATGGTACATCCTGTCCAAGTTGGCAAAAGGACTCGTATGAGTTTTTCTAGGCTTAAAGAAGTTGGCCAAATGCCAAATCTTATAGAAGTTCAGTTAGACTCATATGATTGGTTTTTAAAAGAAGGGTTACAAGAAGTTTTTGACGATATTAACCCGATTCAAGATTATACAGGTAATCTAAATTTAGAATTTGTAGGCTATAAACTAGATTTAGATAGTATTAAATACTCTGTTGAAGAGTGTAAAGAAAGAGATTCTACTTATGCAGCACCATTAAAAGTAAAAGTTAGACTTTTAAATAAGGAAACTGGTGAAATAAAAGAACAAGAAGTTTTTATGGGAGATTTCCCTTTAATGACAGAACAAGGGACTTTTATAATAAACGGTGCAGAAAGAGTTATAGTAAGCCAATTAGT
Above is a window of Clostridium sporogenes DNA encoding:
- the rplL gene encoding 50S ribosomal protein L7/L12, giving the protein MKKEEIIQAIKEMTVLELNELVEACEEEFGVSAAAPVAVAGGAVAGAGAAEEKTEFDVILADAGSEKIKVIKAVREVTGLGLKEAKALVDGAPKTLKEAASKEDGEAIKAKLEEVGAKVELK